From the genome of Nitrospinaceae bacterium:
CCCACTAGGCTTGGCCGTTTTTAGTGGCGGCCTTCTTTCTACCCTCGGCTGGCAGCGAGGGTAGCGACTCTAGCCGCTCGGGGCCCCAAACTTTTTGAAAATATGTGTCGGCAAGGTGAAGCGCGCCCACCGGGTTGTGAGCCAGCACCCGATCCTTGGCCACAAGGGTTGTGACGAGCCCTTCTGAGAATTTACAGAACAAGCTGTCGTGCCCAACGCACAGGCCTAGCACGATATTTAAATCACAATCTGCGCTGTTGAGAAGCTCAGCCTGCGAAACCGGGTTGCACATCGACTCATGTCCACCGGGCCTGATTTTTTCCTCCTCCAATAGCCCAATCTTTTCCTTAGCGATGCCGCCGTTCTTGCATGCGGCGGAAGCCACCTCGAAACCGTGGCTCTCCAGTATGGCACTAAGAACATGAGCCAAATCAACAAAGCTGATACATGTCGCAATACCGATCTTTTTAAATCCCATCTTCTTGGCGAACTGACAAATC
Proteins encoded in this window:
- a CDS encoding DUF1847 domain-containing protein encodes the protein MSYENPGCAYCPSEVRACRVGEGEERGPGFCPSNIAEEDLCLAMYRYNDPFVLQVAQESARVESEGYCEWTRVEEICQFAKKMGFKKIGIATCISFVDLAHVLSAILESHGFEVASAACKNGGIAKEKIGLLEEEKIRPGGHESMCNPVSQAELLNSADCDLNIVLGLCVGHDSLFCKFSEGLVTTLVAKDRVLAHNPVGALHLADTYFQKVWGPERLESLPSLPAEGRKKAATKNGQA